The window TAGAATCTTCTATACCATACCAATACCTAGAGCCAGTTTTAAGATCTTCTATACCATATATCTGGAGccagtattaaaatcttttatattatatatctagagCTAGTATAAGAATCTTCTATACCATAGATCTAGAaccagtattctagtctagactactatCGTTTTAAATGTTGTCATGTCTGGATCTGTATTACCAAACTCAAGAAGTAaacaatgatatatatatatatatacatagtcaTCTGTGACAACCGGTCGTCATCTGTTGAATCTGTTACACTGTTACTGTAGTTCGACAACCGGGTTTACATTCTAGATTCATACATGGGCATAACCGGGATATTTATGGGTGTACAAATGTTCTATTAtatattagttattaagagttaTCGCGCTTACATAAAAAGTACAAACTCCATAAAGGAGaaatagtctttaaaaaaatacatttttaaatgtttcttgatATTTACTTTGGTTACTTCccattaattattatatttttagtttatatttattGCCTACAGAAATAGCAAATAAACGACTCTGTATGCATGCAGCCGCTCGACGACATTAATCAACTCAAAGAAGATACAATTCGTTGTAATCTCTTTTAAATGTACCTAGCACGAAAGTGTTAGGACGCTTGCACACTACACGGTTGACTGCACGGTTAAAGACTGTTTTTGCAAGTCTTTTTAGTGTTCACATTGCATGGGGCTTAGCCATAGCCTATCTAGCTAttctacaaatttaattatttactttaaCTGCTTTGTGATGGGCTCATCTCTCGCTTGCATCTAGTCACGCAGACCACTGAGCCCAAACCGCCGTACCACAATCATCGAGTTTAGTACAACTACTTCTTTGTGATTGGTTCATCTCTCGCCACCAACGACTTAAACCCAGTGTAGTAGAGTGAAACCTGGCATTTAGTCAGGCAGGCCACTAAGCCCAAGGATCCTGACCCCAACCGTCgagttaactaaaaaaaaaagctatttcaaACGCCGCATGTCAATTTTATTATCACATTGTGATGTAAAAGCTCCCATGTCGTTCAAGGCATCTTTAGCCTTATGTTTTACTGGCGTTTGGCAGACACCGTGTAGTGTGAAAGTGGCATTAAGGGTAATAATTTTGGGATTTCTTAAGAAACTAGATgttcttatttcttttctttcaaagtTGTATTTACAGCAGTAtatcaaagacatttttttagggCTAGCGAaaacataaattatatttacaaTGTCTTGTGGACAAGATCCCGGGcttgctaccctgcctcatagtggcgccagggtggaaacggtcgtatTTGGAAACAATTAGGCCAACTTGGTAGCggaacaagactcccgtgggagTGCCTAAGGTGTGCGAGAGTATTCCCATTGCACTGTGTGGGGTCGTAAAGAGCTCCCATAACCTTGTGAACATCCAGTCGCCGTTCCTTAAGGAGTCGtttcataaatggcgtgtcccgcacagttagcctggtaaATAATAGGAAAAATGCGGTGGCGCCTCCAAACACGTGTCTAGTCCGAGTGACCATGTCAAGGGAAATGACAGTGTCGAAATAAGCACTAGTAAGATCCTCCAGCAGACAGAACACACTGTTCAATCAGGCAGCTAAGAGGGagatcttgttcacttttgctgccctagagtttcaagaacctatggctcaactctacctgacagtttcagaATTTTCGACAGGACCcacaatattttcaaattttcttgaaacttaaaaaaaaaaaaataataatgatgtttcaaattgtaaaaatattccTATGATTCAATATTTTTCTGTCTTCATTTCACATTGGAGTTTCTCATCTGTGTGGGTTAACAGATTGCGTGATTGGTCAGCAAAtgagatgataaaaaaaaaaaaaaaaaacttttccatttctcttttaaaaataagcttgaaatgaaaaattctttttttttttttttcaataaaatgagGAACAAAAACTATTCACTTGACATGAATCTAGAGTGACataataagaatttaattaGTGTCTGTCTGgtgtttgtattttatgtacAGTAGTCGGATTGTTTTTAAGTTGATGTCATTATCAAGACTATTAGATCAGCGGATAAAAGCGCATTAATAATAGAAAAAGAAACTGTAAGTATACATTTGACGTATCAAGCAAAACTTTTGTATATTAAATGTCGCAGCCTTTAAAGATTTACACTTCTAGTCATAAAACCAATACCTCTTCTAACACTCTGACTTGCAGAATAAAACTAATGCCTTTTAGATATCTAAGCTTATGCAGGACATAGTTGCATGTTCTTGTTAGGTCACGGTACTCTAGAGACCATACATGTGGAATTCAGGTTGTTGACTACATTTTTTCAAACAGTACCTAACAATATTATGTATAAGATCTTATCGAACTCGTCGGATAGCAGCAGTATAATGTAGAAATACGAAAGACTTGTGTTCTCGGCCTCCGACCTCGCCACAGCACGGGTGCGTGGGCGATGACTGAAATAGCCGTGATCAGGCAAATCgaatgtgattaaatgatcatctagttcATGTTCGAGCTTCAGTAAAGGGTTTTGTGAGTGTCGATCTGTCATTCCTGAAGAAGATTTCTCTTTTGTAAAGGGTCTTATGAGCCTTTGGCTCGTTGAAGGTACTTAACAAGAATATCAGAAGGTACAACAGAAGCCTTTAAAAGCAGcaaaatatgaaattaaatttataacaattGTTGTTTTAGTTCTTAAATGTGAATATGCCTTTATTATAAGCCTAACGCTCTATTTTGCATCtgttttcacaaagcttatatcaactcaaactgtctgtctggtacaaagatTATACACGTTAGtactcccacatccattcttagatcaagttgaaagcTAGCACAACTATTCATTTTCCTTAATAACATGTGAATGAATATAGAAAATAATTTGGTCAATTATATTATCAATTAgccgtaattaattaatttgtttttatagagAGACCGTACTAGCTAAGGAGAGATaggaatataaatttaaaactgtCGACACAccactataaaaccttctatgtATAACACAAGTGCTGGTCTAGCTCATTGGTCTTTATACTACAAAGAAAAGTCCGaaagttcgaattcaagttgagcaacttttttttttttatttgtttttgaaaatccAGCCcggaaaccttctctcagatacctccccccccccacacacacacaccgcgCCCAATCGGTCCACACAATTGATTGGACCATATCACATTGAGCATTCTAAAGACTTAAAAGGAGGCAAAATGTCCAAATTTTTATGGGACGTAAATTTTTGACTTGAATTTCTGAAATTAAAGTTACGAAcagcggcgtagctagggtggggggaggaggggggaaaaTTAGGAAatccccccccgggcccccacttagaaggggccccaaatgaatgttttttttttacattaaatattaaatattacgcaaaatacaggGGCCCGCCAAAGAAGTCAAGCCCCCGCCGGCCACCAAATTATGGCAAATTCCTTGCTACGCCCCCTGGTAATGAAAAAAGATTTTGCACACGTACTTATATACTTGTAATTGTATTCATGAGATTATCAATAGTCACGAAGAGAGACTCAAGGAATccataaatctaataaatataattctatCGTAGAATCGAATGTAAACtgttttaatgcatttaaagaCAATTAACCTTATTTCATAgtttaatatgtattcattGGTGAACTCttgagaaaatatttatttaagatttaaactctgttagtctagatctaaatctagaccgagttttaagtaaaaaaaaatgttcccctttcagcaCTTGTGATCTACatgacagatgatgtaaaggtcgtccGTTTCTGTACCCTACatgggtgtcatatggccagcacaggattcgaacccgggaccccagttCGAAAGCCAAAGTACCTCTACCAGGTTTTagacagcatttttttttaatttttttttataggtctgtgatctgcgATTTAATCTAAACTAGAACCGCTGTGAATCGCTAAAAATGAGGAAAGGATTGTGCAAAATCTTGTTCCGTGTCCttaattttagaaattaaagtaaaaacatttaactatgaaatagatctatatatttacaCTTTCAGAAATATGCTCCAttggtaataaaaataaaataataaatcgtactatttattttttgttattctagatctattgcaaATGAATTATATCATTGAGTCAAAGTAATTAGttcaactacacttaatataagctttgctttagcctctataaagtatttttataccCTTTTCATTATACACAGGTTTCAATAAGGTAACTATGCTATGGGGCCAGGGCCGAacatttgcattatttttttgtcataTTTAGAATGATGTAAAAGTTATGATGATATCAGCTTtaagactataataataataattagatatatacatttatataaattagGTGTAAAGGCAAATATGATACAATTTTCTCACCCCAATGCGCTAagacaaaattataattatataaacacaATCTTATTGCCCTGGCTAATATGATAAGGAGATAATAAATGTATGACTTTTGTCACCCACTTAATTCCATTATCTCCCttgacactttaaaaaaaaaataaggttttAATTGATAGGGTTCACTGAGTTGAACAATTATGACGAGGTTATTTATTATGTAGGAACCGATAAACGAATTTGTCAAAATAGCTGGTCGATTTCCTAGTAGATAATTCGATCATCAGAGCGTGGGAAGACAGAATTTAATTGTCAATCACATAATAGGCTATAATTTGATTCTCCTCAAGATATTAGTCTTACGCAACCACGATATCGTGTATGATAGATGAGAAAGTATGTCGATATAAAACTGTAAGTCACATTATTTCAACTTTCGCAACGGTCCGATACTCGTTTAGTCCGATAGATATGCTGAAGTGGATTTTATCGCCCTTGAAATAAAAGTTACAGTTCTCGCCCCTTGCttacttatttaatttaaaaaaaaaacagctaacaGGGTCAAACGTGATCAAAAAATATTAGAGCCTGGCCCTCGGGCCATCACATGATAAGAAGAATGCAAGGATGCAAATGATTAAGAAATGTTCAACAGCCTAAAAGGGATGGTTCGTTACATGTCGTGGGCCAAAAGCCAAGGAGCGGCGACTTCCCTAAGATAATTTGTTCCAAGGTAATTTATTAGTAGGCGGCGCGGTGGCTTGGTGGTTAAGCGTCTAGGGCTCTAATAACCTGGGTTCCaatttcggtgaagactgaaattttgaattttaggatttttaagGCGCCCCTTGACTCTACCGAACTACAaattgggggaaagtaaaggcggttggtccttgtgctggacTCGTGACCGcggacaaagaaacagatgaccttaacattatcagCCCTGTAGAACAGAATTTTGATGTTATTAAAcagtatgacttcgctacacacaaACCTCGTACACTTAGTTTGATCGTGATTTTACCCACTGGTAAATAAGAaattaaatgcaaagacgaatgttttatttaatacaaaatcttaattttcacatattatccttatccctacctagattgggccccgcgcaatccgtttcgcatagggtcccgCAATTATTAAGGCCGTCCCCGAATGTAGGTAATCAAAGCTAAAGACGCATCCATCCAAAAAGATCcaatttttaatacatatttCTTTGTTCGGCATTATCGTTTCAGCGGTCTAATTTAGTGCTTGGACGACGCTATTGCCTCAAATGTATGCTAAAGATGTTTGGTCAATTTTCACAACCATCGATGCTATTTATCTTGTCTTAATTTTTCAATTAACATCATTAAcactaaaaaaattaagatttaatttgaaaattgtTTCGTACAAttactgtatttttttaaaaagttcaccTCTATTTGGGACTAGGTTATTGTCAgactaaaaatagatctagactttaacGGGTtcaataattaaacattttggAAATTGTCTAGACAACAAGAAGATCCCTTAAGGCTTAACGATTATATcagtttcatttattttttgatCCACTTGAGATAAAAACCAAAGTAAATGTTCGCTCAATATTAAAGTATTGTgtcaaaaatgtataaataacatCAATGATGCCAcagtacagcggttctcaaactgtgaaaCGTTACCTGCGCGTAAGGGCGCcttctgtgtctgtctggtacacaaaTTTGTGCGCGTTATTTCTTCGAGACCCAccctcggatcaagctgaaattttgcaaacttatttcatttatttgacaacacaagaatcattgAAAAAATTACCCAAtaggttaattaactattgataattattttgtttagtatctcgaACACAAGAAAGAaatcgtatatatatatatatatatatatatatatatatatatatatatatatatatatatatagttttctaTTATTAGTTCCTAgcttttctctctacaaagtgtAGATGAGACTAATCCAACTTAAACCATCTTaccagtcaagtacaatttctttcctctgtacgatatataaaaaaaatatttttataaccaatagttaatttactaattgattacatttttaaattgattcttatgttgtcaagtaaaagaaataattgtacacattttcagcttgatccgaggtagggtgtggggaaaataaagtgtacaaactttttactagacaaacAAACAGTGTAAGTTTttataagcattgtaaaaagtGGAGAAACACTGTCTGATACAAATATTCAACAGCATTACACATAGTTCTCATATCGTCAATGTCTTTGTAATCAGACATTATCTTCGGTCTAAAAGATTAAGGAGAAATGAAATACTTCAAGGGGACTGCAGAGACGTccatattaattattacatgaTTACATGTACATTTTAAGGATGACCCTGAGTGAAACGAGCTCTAAaggtgtacctgacattatttagggaactttactttttaaagtgcCCTtatcaaaccttgcgatctatagaacagatgatgtataggtcatctgtttctatgtccgacggttaacgagggtgtcatgtggctagcacaatgatcgaccacctttactttccctaactaatggcaggtattcattagagctgggtggactacaGAAgcgcctaaagatcccgaatttaaaaatcccattcttcaccaggattcaaacctgggaccctcgattcggaagccaagcgcaggacaactcagccatcgcgcctccaaagtttacttttttaaactgttttagCATAGAACGTTGACTATAGTAGCTCAATACATTGTAAGGATCTGCGTTAAGTGTTTATACTTCTTTAAACTTCAAGCAGCAGTATTGTTAGTACAAAAATATACTCTAACATTGAAgtgtatataatataacatGGTGACATATCATCTTTATACGTTCAACCATGTAAAGcaatttagatattttttttttattcatgaggAGTTAGGGGCAGAGAACCCATCAAAACATTGAGATTCTGGTTTAGTCAGCAACACCCTAACAGGATTTTATCAAATTGTTACACATCTATAAATATCTTATTATAAGATCCTTCATAGAGAATATTACAACTACTGATATGCAATGAGTCTTCCACAATATTTTCGTTTGACCTTTTTAGCACTTCAGTATcaaatttttaattatctttcTGCTAAAatagtaatgtatatatatatatatatatatatatatatatatatatatatatatatatatatatatatatatatatatatatatatatgtttgttgaATACTTAGATTTACATATTGTAAAAACGAAGATAATATCGCCTCCACTTTGtaacattataaattatatcGGACTATCACCgttatttatagttatcttTTACCCTACTCATTGATCAAAGAAATCTTTTATTAGTGAAACTCCAAATCAAAACATAATTCGtataaccttttttaaaatattaattataataatatatagccATAGAAACAATATTACTTCATTGCGAGACGAAAGTGCTCACCATTAAAATGCAATTTGAATACGTGTAATGCGCATTTAGCCGCATACGTTAAATAAGTGACCTCGTCTCTGGCTTAGATCAGTCAGCACCATGCTCtagtccaggggttctcaacctgtgggtcgcaacccctttgggggggtcgattgaccatcgaaaatatggattgttattgtctaccctacaattctgtatttgtgtatgggggggggggtcgcggcagagtgggggattgtaaaaaaggggtcgcctagcttaaaaggttgagaaccgctgctctagtcAGTCTAGTGGCATCAGAGTAGAAGCAGCACTTCCACGAATATGTCCTTGCATATGGAGTAAGAACTGTGACTTTACTTTtgtgtcttttattttattttgtttctttctgtatttgtaaattttggttcagtgttttatgttttattgctattttactttttcgTCCTCTCTTGTGGAGTGTCTCTaaatgtattgttcttttttaacttttggtATTTCATCAACTGTGAGCATACGTTCGCATTCAGAACAGAAGGAAGATACATTTGTGTGAACAAAATCATGGTATGCTCATCAGTTTTATGACAGAAATTCACCTCGTCATAATAAAGAAGtatttaaatcttgttttgtttgaggGGTTTCAGAAATAAAGATCATTATGTCCTAGactaaacctcctgcaggacttCAAGGATTGAAAGCGAGCGGGATTCAAACTAGGGACCATCTTGACGACCGTCCatagcgcataccacacgactagGAAGACCTCTTATGATATTCTTAACTGTAAGAAGCAGACACATTTACTATTGCAATGTTTTTCCACAGGGTAATCAGACTCATGGTCTGCGTGCGGTTCTTCTGATGTATTTTAGTCCGACGGACAACTTGAAAATCTGAGGAGCTCTCATGGCGATCAAACAAATGGCCTGCAGGCCTTCATTGACATGTATTTTAATAGGACAGACAATATtacaaaagaaacagacaaaacCAGTTCTGATTTAATGGCATGAACTTTATTGAAAATGTCAATTAAACATTTAAGGACTCGTACATGTGAGATAGTTTGACTACATAGATCTCTAAGGTTTACATCGTAAAATCAATGATTTGAAACCAGTACATCAACCAATGCCTGTGTAATACACTTGGCCTGAAGTGATTCGGGTAACTGCCCTCACCTAAGCCATATACAAGGTTGGATAACATAAATATCGGGAAACTGTAAGACAAAGAAGGATTGAATATATACATGGATGTCAAACATTGGTTACCtgttaataaatatacattagAATCACACTAAGGAGaaattatatacattatatatacatttataaaattccATTAAATGAATGGAAATGGTTGAAAGACTTCAATAGAAATATTCAATAACAATAAATCATTGGGTAGTGTACACAAACTGTTCATTTTGGTTAGCAAGGGCTTTAACCAGTGCAAGACAAACCCTAGCCTAGACACCAGTCTCTTCCAAAATGTCCAAAAACTGAATTATACAGTGTATCGGAGGGGTGGGTTTGTTTATGGGGGAATTTGCATGTGTATGTTTTGGACGTTTGGGTGCCATAATTCGGTATGTGGTTGTTGCTAGGTCGTAATGTTGACTTTGGTCAACAAAAAGATATAATATTGGGCAAGAGTTTTAGTACTTTACAAAGTTGTTACAAACTTTGttctttagaattttttttattcaaactattaaatttatatacaGATTATtgaactcaatttttttttttggggggggggggggataaaagaGGGGGGGGTAACGTTTAATGTATATATTCTCTATTGGGAATACTACAGTCAGTCGACGAGTATTGAACTTCTAGAGACCACAATCACATTTAACATGTCTTATTGTGACTATTTGAAGCAAGGGAGGGTGAGGTGGAAATAACGGAGTGTGTACGTATGTCTCTGTCGCTAGGACgagaaaagggagagaattCGTTGTTGGTGGTGGAGAATAATGTAACCATGAGCTAGTATGTCATAATTTATGTTAATGGTCCGGTGGGTGTTAGCTGGACTCTGTGACGTCGGATAGTAAAGACGTGTCTTTGTAGAGAGTTGGATTTTGGTTAAATATCATTTCATTACTGGTAGATCTATTTGTCGTCTCAAGTTAAATCTTTATATATTGAAATGAAAGttagatttaatatttgttCACAAACGACCGACCATATACCAGCGTCTATGCTGACCCACACCTAGAATTGTGTTGCAATGAAATTAAGTTTCGTAGCTACAAGTGTCCCCCTATCAGAAGATATCATCTTACAATCTATCTTTGTTGGATTGTAAACATAATGAAGACCATGAGAACAGATTTATTAAAAAGTTAACATTGGAGACATCAAAGGCTGCAGTTCCATTCTGCAAAACACAATCTACGTTTAAATGCGGCATTTCGATCCAGATTGTTTAAGGATCAATGAATTATGATATCAGTTCAATTCCTTGATAATGTCCATTATCTTGAAACACGTAAGATGATTGAGTTTCGTCAGCATGAAGAAATAGTGCTGAAAATGTACACACTAAAATCATCTGTGTTGCTCTATGTCAATTGTGACATCTACGGTTGTTATGTTCTTgccttttattttatcaatCTTAATGTCATTTAAGATGCAGTCAGTTGACAGCGCGCTTTGATTGGAGGACGGGTCGTCGCTGCTGGAGCTAGCGGTGGAGCTCTGTCTTGACAGAGAGCTGCTTTTTTGTGATGTGGTGTCATCGTCTCTGTACAGCTTCTTCTCCAGATCCTCAGCAGCTTCAAGGCCAGATATGGTGGTGGACTCTTGGAGATCCCAGATGTGGGAGCATTTGAGTATGTCTCCCTCTGAGGCACGCCTGGAAAAGTTTGGCAGTATCTCCGGGTGTGAGAAGGACACTCTAGGGGTCTTGCTGACCTCATGAACAGAAGCCTGGTCTGTAGAGCTTATGTTGCTTCTTTGGGAGTCtgtttaattaaagaaaataatgataACTTAAGCACATAATGAATAACTTATTTAATGACTGTGACCATCTATGTTATTGGAATAAATTTTGAAGACTAAATAGACGTAAAAGTGTTTTTAGATTGGTTGAGAGGACGGTGCATATCTTTTGATGTCTGCATTACTTACTTCCAGAAAGGGACAGCATCTCATTAGCATGATTCTCCCTGTGTTCTTTGAGCGTCGCCAAGGAAGGTTTCTTGGTGCTGAGACACACTTCGCTGTCTTCGCAGAGACACTCCATGTTGAGACTTACATTATCACCATCGCTCTGCTGCAGTTTCTGTTTCAACATCTGAATAACAGAGCACAAGACATTGGACTAAGAAACAGAAAATAGATATTAATCTTACCTATACTACTAGTGTCTGTTCTTTATGAATTCATAAGGTTATTTCCCAAAATTCTTATCACAAtgttatttaacatttaattatGACCACATCAAATCAATCAACatctaaatatatttgcatttagTATTTTACTGTGTAGGTACCTTGAAATCACCGTTTATGAAGAGTGGATTTTTCTTGGACATAAAAAGGTCATCCTTGCTGCGGCCCTGACCAGTGATGTCCCCAAGACTATGACTCTTCATACGTGTTTCAAAATGATTGGTCTGTCTGCAAGGATCCAGGAAGATGCTGCCACGTCTGTCTGTGGGCTGAGGGGGAACAACGGAGCCCCTGCGATCCATCAACAAGTTAGGATTGAGGCTAGGGTTTGTTCCTCTTCGATCCTCAAACTgttcaacaaagaaacaaaattttaaacaattaaataaatgcaaatggtaaagtaaaaaaatatgcttatagcatgctcatagcgctatggtccaatctcatttgtggaccagtggggggggggggggtgaggaggtatttaggagaaggttttccgtgctgcctttaagcgctcattaaacacaactttgctcgagtcgggtgtcgaacctcgagcccccttcataggtagccaacccaagccaagtttaagcgtacttggcctctcgaccacgcttcccaccaaagTAGGCTTTTATTAAATTATCTTTTAGCAATGAGGAAAAGAAATGTTCTAGGAAATAACGTTGGTTACAGCAGCAATAACATAAAAGCTGCTAATAATAAATACGTTTTCTTTTCGCTATAAAATGTATAGGAAATAGTAAAATTGCAACTACagaacaaatttaaaaagatattcacctcaaaatgctcttcGTCCACAATCTTTTCAAGGTGGAAAAAGTCAGAAATATTTTCTGGGGTGAAATAGTCTAGTAAAAAGAGAATCGATCCAACAAGAAGTGTGGCGATACCTGAAATACAAAATAGATAttcagtaatttaaaaaaaaaaaaagagtatttctaagtttaaaatgtttgtttcaaaatgtaGCTTCTGCTATTTCAAACAAAGCACATTTTCTTTATCACTTTTTTTGCTCTTATGCTAAATCTTAAATTtttattagtgagaaaaaattAATCAATCCTTCAATTTTCCTAAATgtatgaaattaatttttaagttaattaaaatttgtgccttattttctttttttttattttaattttttctaaTCAACAAAATTTTTAGGTCAATGACGCTTTTCACTAAGCAGCTTTGTTTGCAGTTTTGCTTTAATCATTCGTAACATTTATACTATGTAAGATATTTTACTGtgtttaatgtttagatctgaGTTCTTAAAGGAGATTGTGTATGTACTATCGACACAAGGAGaaggaaaacaaaacttttcttAGAAAAATAATCAACTCTATTTTTATACAGTGATTGAGTGCTCAGAACAGCAACAGGAAACGCAATAGAGAACATACAAATTTAGTTCCTTTTTCTTTggataataaaacaaaaagtaaagtaaagctcccctttcagaccttgtggtctatagggcagacgatgcaTAGGACATCAGTTTACAAGGGTGGCCTacagtttacgagggtgtcatgtggccagcacaacgaccagccgcctaaacttttccccaactaatgacaagtacccattagatcccaaaattaaaaatcccagtcttcacccgggttcgaacctgggacccccggtttggaagtcaagcgctttaccactcagccactgcgcctcttCTTTGGGTAATATGAAACATTATATGCGAAGGTCAAGTTGTCCTGACCTAATGAGCAGATTTACACTCTACCCTAAACCTTCACCCGAATTTATTTTCTGAATAGGTTTAATGATTATATATAAGAATTGTAAAGTGTTCTCCTCACCTG of the Biomphalaria glabrata chromosome 11, xgBioGlab47.1, whole genome shotgun sequence genome contains:
- the LOC106054725 gene encoding uncharacterized protein LOC106054725 isoform X3, whose amino-acid sequence is MTWFRAFRNEYGFMLYKDNTSAVSFDMPLMVVTYFCALISIATLVATLGIRGHQKWSALLRAVYSLGIGSIILACIYGHSWQVGEVDIKMPYVYRNNIPFEGQVGINVALDGANVTLSGYYGAAKNSPVYYAESMPWADYGEEFRRFNYFLSRGLPAPILKVMEYLTVDSGGLRWGRSFHTAGQFSLALLWTAFAFWMVANILLFNVIVYGAYMCFLTGLSMILACVAYNSCQNVIPLAIPFDNTQLTLTYGWCFWLTLAAGIATLLVGSILFLLDYFTPENISDFFHLEKIVDEEHFEFEDRRGTNPSLNPNLLMDRRGSVVPPQPTDRRGSIFLDPCRQTNHFETRMKSHSLGDITGQGRSKDDLFMSKKNPLFINGDFKMLKQKLQQSDGDNVSLNMECLCEDSEVCLSTKKPSLATLKEHRENHANEMLSLSGNSQRSNISSTDQASVHEVSKTPRVSFSHPEILPNFSRRASEGDILKCSHIWDLQESTTISGLEAAEDLEKKLYRDDDTTSQKSSSLSRQSSTASSSSDDPSSNQSALSTDCILNDIKIDKIKGKNITTVDVTIDIEQHR
- the LOC106054725 gene encoding uncharacterized protein LOC106054725 isoform X2 translates to MYQLFLGRMTWFRAFRNEYGFMLYKDNTSAVSFDMPLMVVTYFCALISIATLVATLGIRGHQKWSALLRAVYSLGIGSIILACIYGHSWQVGEVDIKMPYVYRNNIPFEGQVGINVALDGANVTLSGYYGAAKNSPVYYAESMPWADYGEEFRRFNYFLSRGLPAPILKVMEYLTVDSGGLRWGRSFHTAGQFSLALLWTAFAFWMVANILLFNVIVYGAYMCFLTGLSMILACVAYNSCQNVIPLAIPFDNTQLTLTYGWCFWLTLAAGIATLLVGSILFLLDYFTPENISDFFHLEKIVDEEHFEFEDRRGTNPSLNPNLLMDRRGSVVPPQPTDRRGSIFLDPCRQTNHFETRMKSHSLGDITGQGRSKDDLFMSKKNPLFINGDFKMLKQKLQQSDGDNVSLNMECLCEDSEVCLSTKKPSLATLKEHRENHANEMLSLSGNSQRSNISSTDQASVHEVSKTPRVSFSHPEILPNFSRRASEGDILKCSHIWDLQESTTISGLEAAEDLEKKLYRDDDTTSQKSSSLSRQSSTASSSSDDPSSNQSALSTDCILNDIKIDKIKGKNITTVDVTIDIEQHR
- the LOC106054725 gene encoding uncharacterized protein LOC106054725 isoform X1 produces the protein MINFTSTRMTWFRAFRNEYGFMLYKDNTSAVSFDMPLMVVTYFCALISIATLVATLGIRGHQKWSALLRAVYSLGIGSIILACIYGHSWQVGEVDIKMPYVYRNNIPFEGQVGINVALDGANVTLSGYYGAAKNSPVYYAESMPWADYGEEFRRFNYFLSRGLPAPILKVMEYLTVDSGGLRWGRSFHTAGQFSLALLWTAFAFWMVANILLFNVIVYGAYMCFLTGLSMILACVAYNSCQNVIPLAIPFDNTQLTLTYGWCFWLTLAAGIATLLVGSILFLLDYFTPENISDFFHLEKIVDEEHFEFEDRRGTNPSLNPNLLMDRRGSVVPPQPTDRRGSIFLDPCRQTNHFETRMKSHSLGDITGQGRSKDDLFMSKKNPLFINGDFKMLKQKLQQSDGDNVSLNMECLCEDSEVCLSTKKPSLATLKEHRENHANEMLSLSGNSQRSNISSTDQASVHEVSKTPRVSFSHPEILPNFSRRASEGDILKCSHIWDLQESTTISGLEAAEDLEKKLYRDDDTTSQKSSSLSRQSSTASSSSDDPSSNQSALSTDCILNDIKIDKIKGKNITTVDVTIDIEQHR